A single genomic interval of Rhinatrema bivittatum chromosome 12, aRhiBiv1.1, whole genome shotgun sequence harbors:
- the BUD13 gene encoding BUD13 homolog encodes MAALARKASAPPLSKAEYLKRYLSGEQCKKRRKRPKPSGRGMRIVDDDDVSWKSVSTKEETMVEDEEDLPMVAQFVDERPEEVKRMEEFRMSNKWKLFQDQNENPHHSELSLAARSDESSDTASVKKEENRTKHFPEASSPQKLCYDSSIASPPRRPRHDSPDASPPRRLRHDSPDASPPRRPRHDSPDASPPRRPRHDSPDASPPRRQRHKSPDASPPRRQRHDSPDTSPPRRQRHDSPDASPPRRQRHDSPDALPPMKGHCSSDLFPHPKKLKHGLVTELPSKKSSKTIDRLQPSTSSHERGSTPARKRHSSSDSSPVRSSRHDSDLDTPPSRKKHPVSLAHGTKLSSTRGKAVSRHHHDLDMAPPGRKSSDSDVSPPRNIHKSGSGRSDSDLSPPRRLRKRSSDSDFSPPRQRSQAQKCSNLSPSQQGRASRGSPQRAHAEGSKLSQMLSGGRAGLVSAEVLKEEQEEMRRRERSNKHLEDESRTAETIFRDKSGRKRDLKQERAEQRQKADKKAKRDEQYAQWGKGLAQREQQEHNLQDAVKEMEKPLARYIHDKDLDQMLRDQEREGDPMANFIKKKKAKENPNKKERPRYSGPTPPLNRFNIWPGYRWDGVDRSNGFEQQRFARQANQKAVQEVAYKWSVEDM; translated from the exons GATGCGAATAGtggatgatgatgatgtgagCTGGAAGAGTGTGTCCACTAAAGAAGAAACAATGGTGGAGGACGAGGAGGATTTACCCATG GTGGCCCAGTTTGTTGATGAGCGCCCCGAAGAAGTGAAACGCATGGAAGAATTCCGAATGAGCAATAAATGGAAACTGTTTCAAG accagAATGAAAATCCCCACCATTCAGAACTCTCTCTGGCTGCCAGATCTGATGAGAG ctcAGACACTGCATcagtgaagaaagaagaaaatagaacAAAACATTTCCCTGAAGCCTCATCTCCCCAGAAGCTGTGCTATGATTCCTCTATTGCCTCGCCTCCCCGGAGGCCGCGCCACGATTCCCCTGACGCCTCGCCTCCCAGGAGGCTGCGCCACGATTCCCCTGATGCCTCTCCTCCCAGGAGGCCGCGTCACGATTCCCCCGACGCCTCACCTCCCAGGAGGCCGCGTCATGATTCCCCCGACGCCTCGCCTCCCAGGAGGCAGCGTCACAAGTCCCCCGACGCCTCGCCTCCCAGGAGGCAGCGTCACGATTCCCCCGACACCTCGCCTCCCAGGAGGCAGCGTCACGATTCCCCCGACGCCTCGCCTCCCAGGAGGCAGCGTCACGATTCCCCCGATGCCTTGCCGCCTATGAAAGGACATTGTTCTTCTGATCTGTTCCCCCATCCAAAAAAATTAAAGCATGGTTTGGTTACTGAATTGCCTAGCAAGAAAAGCAGCAAAACCATTGACAGACTGCAGCCCTCTACTAGTTCGCATGAGCGAGGGTCCACTCCAGCTCGCAAACGTCACAGCTCTTCAGACTCGTCTCCAGTTAGGAGCAGCAGGCATGATTCTGACTTGGACACGCCGCCTTCACGCAAGAAACATCCTGTCTCACTGGCTCATGGGACAAAGCTGAGCAGCACGAGAG GCAAAGCTGTATCCCGTCACCATCATGACTTGGACATGGCTCCACCAGGGAGAAAATCATCAGATTCTGATGTTTCCCCTCCACGCAACATTCACAAGTCAGGCTCTGGACGCTCCGACTCTGACCTCTCTCCTCCACGAAGGCTGCGGAAAAGATCTTCGGACTCTGATTTCTCTCCTCCCCGTCAGAGATCCCAGGCCCAAAAGTgctccaacctctccccctctcAACAAGGAAGGGCATCCAGAGGATCTCCCCAGAGAGCACATGCAGAAGGCTCTAAG CTGAGTCAGATGCTCTCGGGGGGCAGAGCTGGGCTGGTGTCGGCAGAAGTGctgaaggaggagcaggaagagatgAGAAGGAGAGAGCGAAGCAATAAGCACTTAGAAG ATGAATCCCGGACTGCTGAAACCATTTTCCGAGATAAATCCGGCCGGAAGAGGGATCTGAAACAAGAGCGAGCGGAACAGCGTCAGAAAGCGGACAAGAAGGCCAAGCGAGATGAGCAGTATGCCCAGTGGGGGAAGGG GCTGGCTCAGAGGGAGCAGCAGGAGCATAATCTGCAGGATGCAGTCAAGGAGATGGAAAAACCGCTGGCCCGGTACATCCACGACAAAGACCTGGACCAGATGCTGAGGGACCAGGAGCGAGAGGGGGACCCCATGGCCAACTTCATTAAGAAGAAAAAAGCCAAAGAGAACCCGAATAAGAAAG AGCGGCCGCGATACAGTGGACCAACACCTCCTCTCAACAGATTTAACATTTGGCCTGGGTACCGCTGGGACGGCGTGGACAG ATCAAATGGTTTTGAGCAGCAACGTTTTGCCCGCCAAGCAAACCAGAAAGCCGTTCAGGAAGTGGCATACAAGTGGAGTGTTGAGGACATGTAA
- the ZW10 gene encoding centromere/kinetochore protein zw10 homolog, translating into MASASFVTEVLARSGRLEKEDLSTKISRLSQRVEEVKGDVCDMINKKYEEFLPSMQSAEDLVSQVDNLSSDIDLLKSRIENEVQRDLHVAATEFIELRQQLEKNTIVLSVLKQLQEFDTDIEKYSCKVSERNYIGAAEHLDKAQNTLRALKTRKGAELQLLKGLGIELTLQKENLLYHLGEEWKQLVVWKLPPAKDTEGLKSALKTELHLYTLTPKEERGSCSLLTSVLQAFAVVGELNTKLKFFSQILLKYILKPLIFYPSLHTQIEHQTQSVVLRFESLETDVERSTPGKVFLNITSVLQLLHQHLLAVPLELSTENEKKPKVVLAEVLGDMIWEEMSECIIKDCLVYSIPTNTSMLEQYEEVIQSTEEFENALKQMKFLKGDATDLLKYARNVNAHFASKKCQDVIVVARNLMTSDIHNTVKIVPESRVSIPKLPAPTASDKLKLQKVSKTVHNEMVELEHESKQGQQPFALPVCRVSESVQKLLDLAYQTLSEATSSSMQCAIQLFYTVRNIFHLFHDVVPTYHKENLQKLPQLSAIHHNNCMFIAHHLLTLGHQFKYHLPSPLCDGAATFVDLVPGFRRLGTESFLVQMRIQKGELLERLASARNFSNMDDEENYSSASKAVRQVMHQLKRLGKVWQDVLPVHVYCKAMGTLLNTAVIEIIGRITALEDISAEDGDKLYTLCRLVVEEGPHVFIPLLEENTNKKYQEEVPIYVKKWVKFKELMIILQANLQEIVDRWADGKGPLANEFSTTEVKSLIRALFQNTERRATALAKIK; encoded by the exons ATGGCTTCAGCGTCCTTTGTCACCGAGGTGTTGGCGCGCTCCGGCCGGCTGGAGAAGGAGGATCTGAGCACCAAAATCAGCCGCTTGTCCCAGAGAGTGGAGGAAGTGAAG GGGGATGTGTGTGACATGATTAATAAGAAATATGAAGAATTTCTCCCCAGCATGCAGAGTGCAGAGGATTTAGTATCTCAAGTTGATAACCTGTCCAGTGACATAGACCTGCTGAAATCAAGAATTGAAAATGAG GTCCAGAGAGATCTGCATGTTGCTGCCACAGAATTTATTGAGCTGAGGCAACAGTTAGAAAAGAACACAATAGTCCTAAGTGTTCTTAAACAACTCCAAGAG TTTGACACTGATATTGAGAAATACAGTTGTAAGGTGTCTGAGAGAAACTACATCGGTGCTGCTGAGCACCTGGACAAG GCACAGAACACTCTGAGAGCACTGAAGACACGGAAGGGCGCTGAGCTGCAGCTGCTGAAGGGACTTGGGATTGAGCTGACATTACAGAAAGAGAACCTGCTCTATCACCTTGGAGAGGAATGGAAGCAGCTGGTTGTCTGGAAGCTTCCTCCAGCTAAAG ACACGGAGGGCCTGAAGTCTGCTCTGAAGACGGAACTCCACTTGTACACACTGACTCCAAAGGAAGAGAGAGGCTCCTGCTCGCTCCTGACATCCGTGCTGCAGGCATTCGCTGTTGTAGGAGagctgaacaccaaactgaagttcTTCA GTCAAATCTTGTTGAAGTATATCCTGAAACCGCTGATCTTCTATCCGTCCCTTCATACACAGATTGAGCATCAGACTCAGAGTGTTGTCTTGAGGTTTGAAAGTCTTGAAACAGATGTAGAACGTTCAACACCTGGAAAGGTTTTTCTCAATATCACATCTGTTCTCCAACTTCTTCATCAACACTTGCTAG CTGTGCCTTTAGAGCTGTCCACGGAGAATGAGAAGAAACCAAAGGTGGTGCTGGCGGAAGTGCTAGGTGACATGATTTGGGAGGAGATGTCAGAATGCATAATCAAAGACTGTTTGGTTTACTCTATCCCAACCAACACCAGTATGTTGGAACAGTATGAAGAG GTGATCCAGTCCACAGAAGAGTTTGAAAATGCTCTAAAGCAAATGAAGTTTTTGAAAGGAGATGCCACTGATCTGCTGAAGTATGCTAGAAATGTCAATGCTCACTTTGCTAGCAAGAAGTGTCAGGATGTGATTGTGGTGGCCAGAAATCTAATGACGTCAGACATTCACAACACTGTGAAG ATTGTTCCCGAGTCCAGGGTGAGCATACCAAAACTGCCAGCCCCTACTGCCAGTGACAAGCTGAAGCTACAAAAGGTGTCCAAAACAGTCCACAATGAAATGGTGGAGCTGGAGCATGAAAGCAAACAGGGGCAGCAGCCTTTTGCCCTGCCTGTGTGTCGTGTCAGTGAGTCGGTGCAAAAGCTGCTGGACCTGGCTTACCAGACGCTGTCGGAGGCCACATCCAGCTCCATGCAGTG TGCCATTCAACTTTTCTACACAGTCAGGAACATTTTCCATTTGTTCCATGATGTAGTACCAACATACCACAA AGAGAACCTGCAGAAGTTGCCGCAGCTGTCTGCCATTCATCACAACAACTGCATGTTTATTGCTCACCACCTGCTGACACTGGGCCACCAGTTCAAGTATCACCTGCCTTCTCCTCTGTGTGACGGAGCGGCCACCTTTGTGGACCTTGTACCAGGCTTCCGGAGACTTG GCACAGAGAGCTTTTTGGTCCAAATGCGCATACAGAAGGGGGAGCTGCTGGAGAGACTAGCGAGTGCAAGGAACTTCTCCAACATGGATGATGAAGAAAATTATTCCAGTGCTAGTAAAGCTGTAAGACAG GTGATGCACCAGTTGAAGAGACTGGGCAAAGTATGGCAAGATGTGCTTCCTGTCCATGTATACTGCAAGGCCATGGGGACACTGCTGAACACTGCGGTTATAGAAATCATTGGCAGGATCACGGCCTTGGAG GATATCTCAGCAGAGGATGGGGACAAGCTGTACACGTTATGTCGTTTGGTAGTAGAAGAGGGGCCTCATGTTTTCATACCACTACTggaagaaaatacaaataagaaaTATCAGGAAGAGGTTCCCATCTATGTCAAGAAATGGGTGAAATTCAAAGAACTGATGATCATCTTGCAAGCCAATCTGCAAGAAATAGTGGATCG ATGGGCTGATGGTAAAGGACCACTGGCCAACGAGTTTTCAACGACAGAGGTGAAGAGTTTGATACGAGCCTTGTTCCAGAACACAGAACGACGAGCAACAGCTTTGGCAAAAATCAAATAA